In Trichocoleus desertorum NBK24, the following are encoded in one genomic region:
- a CDS encoding S-layer homology domain-containing protein translates to MTGFSRWTAKSTALLALGLTTVVAAPVVAPIVMTAPASAAELSDVRDHWGRPFIEKLADENIISGFPDGTYKPNQPVTRAQFAAIVRKAFNKDRIRSSRGFADVSSNYWAASAIDAAYETGFLSGYPNNQFRPDEQIPRVQVLVSLASGLNLKADQAAASTLGIYADARQIPTYATEGVAAATEDNIVVNYPNVSYLNPNDVTTRAEVAAFIYQALVKSGRLQPLATQLDVNRYIAKSNTTGTTPTGQTPVSNTPAAQNPELRIAQGTKVNVKYEASDKVVVAPGESINMTLVTASDVKNSQGKVLIPVNSRLEGQLIPRYSGSTFLGTQFVAQRLLVGNQTYNSPNITSPLVTAKAPEEVKRQSLEDAAITAAARTVADTVLGRSVKPADILTTILTGRTPGTTTPTNTQNQLVIIDPETDLPLTFGSDFYLSAIASS, encoded by the coding sequence ATGACTGGTTTCTCACGCTGGACTGCAAAAAGTACAGCACTGCTGGCTTTGGGGTTAACAACGGTTGTAGCTGCGCCTGTGGTGGCACCCATCGTCATGACAGCCCCAGCGAGCGCGGCTGAACTCTCCGATGTGCGCGACCATTGGGGTCGTCCATTTATTGAAAAACTGGCCGATGAAAACATCATTAGCGGCTTTCCGGATGGCACCTACAAGCCAAACCAACCCGTAACCCGGGCTCAATTTGCCGCGATCGTGCGGAAAGCCTTTAACAAAGATCGAATTCGTAGCTCACGTGGCTTTGCGGATGTCTCTAGTAACTATTGGGCAGCCAGTGCGATCGATGCGGCTTACGAAACAGGGTTTCTATCAGGCTACCCCAACAACCAGTTCCGTCCTGACGAACAGATTCCACGAGTGCAAGTCTTAGTTTCTCTCGCCAGTGGCCTCAATCTGAAAGCAGACCAAGCCGCTGCCAGCACTCTAGGCATCTATGCAGATGCAAGACAAATCCCTACCTACGCCACCGAAGGAGTCGCAGCCGCCACCGAAGATAACATTGTGGTCAACTATCCCAATGTTAGTTACCTAAATCCAAATGATGTAACGACAAGGGCCGAAGTTGCCGCCTTCATTTATCAGGCTTTAGTCAAATCAGGTCGGCTCCAGCCGTTAGCGACTCAGTTAGACGTAAATCGGTACATTGCTAAAAGCAATACCACTGGTACTACACCCACGGGTCAAACTCCAGTCAGTAACACACCAGCCGCTCAAAACCCAGAATTACGCATTGCTCAAGGCACCAAAGTAAACGTCAAATATGAAGCCTCGGATAAAGTGGTGGTGGCTCCGGGCGAAAGTATCAATATGACTTTAGTCACAGCTAGTGATGTCAAGAACTCTCAGGGGAAGGTGTTGATTCCAGTCAACAGCCGTCTGGAAGGCCAGTTGATTCCACGTTATAGCGGATCTACGTTTCTGGGTACGCAGTTCGTAGCGCAGCGCTTACTGGTGGGCAACCAAACCTACAACAGCCCCAATATCACCTCGCCTTTAGTCACTGCTAAAGCTCCGGAAGAAGTGAAGCGTCAGAGCTTGGAAGATGCCGCCATTACCGCAGCCGCCCGCACTGTAGCCGATACGGTTTTGGGAAGGTCTGTAAAACCAGCGGATATCCTAACAACGATTTTGACTGGGAGAACCCCTGGCACAACCACGCCAACTAACACCCAGAACCAGCTAGTGATTATTGATCCAGAAACGGATCTACCCCTCACTTTTGGCTCGGATTTCTATCTAAGTGCGATCGCAAGTTCCTAA
- a CDS encoding type I restriction endonuclease produces MDFIDQLRGISDQIPKLRDQILGNEQATKSALIMPFMQALGYNVFNPGEVYPEFGADVPEVKGDKVDYAILQDGKPIILIECKSCGESLEKPQHISQLFKYFNATEAKFSILTNGIIYRFYSDLEKQNIMDSRPFLEFNMLNIQEAPLDELKKFSKSSFNPDELKNTATSLMYTREIKRIMAEQLINPSPEFVKFFASQIYQDKLKQSVIDMFADIVKSSLSEFIKERITGTLQTALKAEDAASIPSNPSTGVPSDGIITTEEELEGFLIVKAILSEVIDPKRIQLKDTKSYAGILLDGNTWKTVCRLRFNSKQKYVSLFSEDKKEVSHPIDDLHAIYRLASELKSRVSRLDKGNVTTELVSTDDGGNEEVLV; encoded by the coding sequence ATGGACTTTATCGATCAGCTCAGAGGAATCAGTGACCAAATCCCTAAATTAAGGGATCAGATTTTGGGTAACGAGCAGGCTACAAAAAGTGCTCTGATCATGCCCTTTATGCAAGCTCTGGGCTACAACGTCTTCAATCCGGGTGAGGTGTATCCTGAATTTGGTGCGGATGTACCAGAGGTGAAAGGAGATAAAGTTGACTACGCAATTCTTCAAGATGGGAAACCAATTATCTTGATTGAGTGCAAATCATGTGGTGAAAGCTTAGAGAAGCCGCAGCATATTTCCCAGCTATTCAAATACTTCAACGCGACGGAAGCGAAATTTAGTATTTTAACCAATGGAATTATCTATCGTTTCTACTCCGATTTGGAGAAGCAAAATATTATGGACTCTAGACCATTTCTAGAGTTCAATATGCTAAATATCCAAGAAGCTCCTTTAGATGAGTTAAAAAAGTTCTCAAAATCTTCTTTTAATCCAGATGAATTGAAGAACACAGCCACCAGCTTGATGTATACCAGAGAAATTAAGCGGATTATGGCTGAGCAGCTCATCAATCCTTCGCCAGAATTTGTTAAATTTTTTGCTTCTCAGATTTATCAGGATAAGCTCAAACAATCAGTGATTGACATGTTCGCTGATATCGTTAAGTCGTCGTTAAGCGAGTTTATTAAAGAGCGGATTACAGGAACGCTTCAAACAGCTCTGAAGGCGGAGGATGCTGCATCTATTCCATCTAATCCGTCCACTGGTGTTCCGAGTGACGGGATTATTACAACTGAAGAAGAGCTAGAAGGATTTCTAATAGTTAAAGCGATTTTAAGCGAGGTCATTGATCCGAAACGGATTCAGCTTAAAGACACTAAAAGTTACGCTGGCATTTTGCTGGATGGCAATACTTGGAAAACTGTTTGCCGACTGCGCTTCAACTCAAAACAGAAGTACGTCAGCCTATTTAGTGAAGATAAGAAGGAAGTGAGTCATCCCATTGACGACTTACATGCAATTTACAGGCTAGCGTCGGAACTCAAGAGTAGAGTGAGCCGCTTAGATAAAGGAAATGTCACAACCGAGCTTGTGTCAACTGATGATGGAGGTAACGAAGAGGTTTTAGTATAG
- a CDS encoding pyridoxal phosphate-dependent aminotransferase, which yields MENLISRMQTVQSPIIPIVGELIRQHPGTISLGQGVVYYGPPPEAIAQIPQFLADPANHLYKANEGIPPLLEAIATKLQTFNGIEVNEQNSLFVTAGSNMAFMHAILAITSVGDEIILQTPYYFNHEMAITIAGCRPVVVSTDENYQLQPEAIAQAITERTRAVVTISPNNPTGVVYPEASLRAVNQLCRDRGIYHISDEAYEYFTYNGVPHISPGSFLGSNSHTISLFSLSKAYGFASWRIGYMVIPEHLSVPIKKIQDTILICPPVISQYAALGALQTGFSYCQAHLPAIAEVRQLVLSALKRLNDLCTIAPADGAFYFFLKVQTEIPVMELIERLIHEHQVAVLPGDTFGMTTGCYLRVGYGALQKETATAGIERLVKGLQAILS from the coding sequence ATGGAAAATTTGATTTCTCGTATGCAAACGGTGCAGTCTCCCATTATTCCAATTGTGGGGGAGCTGATTCGCCAACATCCTGGCACGATCTCTCTAGGGCAAGGCGTGGTTTACTATGGGCCACCACCGGAGGCGATCGCACAAATTCCTCAGTTTTTGGCTGATCCGGCGAATCACTTGTACAAAGCGAATGAAGGAATTCCACCGTTACTAGAGGCGATCGCAACTAAGCTCCAGACCTTTAATGGCATTGAGGTTAATGAACAAAATTCTTTGTTCGTGACCGCAGGCAGCAATATGGCGTTTATGCATGCCATTCTGGCGATTACTTCGGTGGGTGATGAAATTATTTTACAAACACCTTATTACTTCAACCACGAGATGGCGATTACGATCGCGGGTTGTCGTCCTGTGGTTGTGTCCACAGATGAGAATTACCAGTTGCAGCCAGAGGCGATCGCTCAAGCCATTACAGAGCGGACTCGTGCCGTGGTTACTATTTCTCCAAACAATCCTACGGGTGTGGTGTATCCAGAAGCAAGTTTACGAGCAGTAAATCAGCTCTGTCGCGATCGCGGTATCTATCACATCAGCGACGAAGCCTATGAGTACTTTACCTACAACGGCGTACCACATATCTCTCCTGGCTCCTTTTTAGGCAGTAACAGCCATACCATTTCTCTCTTTAGCCTCTCGAAAGCATATGGTTTTGCCAGTTGGCGCATCGGCTATATGGTCATTCCAGAACATCTCTCAGTGCCGATCAAAAAGATTCAGGACACCATTTTGATCTGTCCGCCTGTGATCTCCCAATACGCTGCTCTAGGAGCTTTACAGACAGGCTTTTCCTATTGCCAAGCGCATCTTCCAGCGATCGCAGAAGTTCGCCAGCTCGTTCTCAGCGCCCTCAAGCGGTTGAATGATTTATGTACCATTGCACCTGCCGACGGAGCCTTCTACTTTTTTCTCAAAGTTCAGACTGAGATACCAGTGATGGAACTCATTGAACGGCTGATTCACGAACATCAAGTTGCTGTTCTTCCGGGGGATACCTTTGGCATGACCACAGGATGTTATCTCCGCGTAGGCTATGGAGCCTTGCAAAAAGAGACAGCCACCGCAGGCATTGAGCGACTAGTAAAGGGTCTGCAAGCAATTTTGTCCTAG
- the treZ gene encoding malto-oligosyltrehalose trehalohydrolase → MRLGAQYLGNGQCEFIVWAPTATTVSLQLLSPKQQQMAMEQQEGGYWRIMASDVQPGTLYQYQVGDTEARPDPASNLQPQGVHGPSEVVDHQFNWSDSNWNGISLETMILYELHVGTFTQEGTFEAAIARLADLKDLGINAIEIMPVAQFPGDRNWGYDGVYPFAVQDSYGGPEGLRKLVNACHQQGLAVVLDVVYNHFGPEGNYSSCFGPYFTDTYRTPWGSAINFDDTYSPGVRNYFIENTLYWLRDYHIDALRLDAVHAIYDHGAKHFLQELHENVVTLSEQVGRQLYLIAESDLNDPRMIRPVEQGGYGMDAQWSDDFHHALHALVSSDRQGYYQDFGECEQLAKAYSDTFVYDWKYSPHRHRFHGNVATDRPCSQFVICSQNHDQIGNRMLGERLSHMIPYESAKLTAAAVLLSPYIPLLFMGEEYDEPAPFVYFVSHSDPDLIKAVREGRKQEFAAFHCEGEPDDPEGVETFNKCKLNWEKRNEGKNKTMLDWYKHLIQLRKTIPSLAQLSRDRLSAINIDNLLVLRRWSDTEQIAVLMNFSDQPTTHQLEIPKADWHKILDSADPKWQGSNPSASDTLSVDQQVTLQPWNCIVYQAIA, encoded by the coding sequence GTGAGACTTGGCGCTCAATATCTAGGAAATGGTCAGTGTGAATTTATTGTCTGGGCACCCACTGCCACTACTGTCTCCTTACAATTGCTTTCTCCCAAACAGCAACAGATGGCGATGGAGCAGCAGGAAGGCGGATATTGGCGAATAATGGCTTCTGACGTGCAGCCAGGGACTCTCTATCAGTATCAGGTAGGTGATACAGAAGCTCGTCCCGATCCTGCCTCTAACTTGCAGCCTCAAGGCGTACATGGCCCTTCTGAGGTGGTTGATCACCAATTTAACTGGAGCGATAGCAACTGGAACGGCATTTCTTTAGAGACGATGATCCTCTACGAATTGCATGTCGGCACCTTTACCCAGGAAGGCACCTTTGAAGCTGCGATCGCTCGGCTAGCTGACCTGAAAGACTTGGGGATCAATGCGATCGAGATCATGCCAGTGGCGCAGTTTCCAGGCGATCGCAACTGGGGTTATGATGGCGTCTATCCTTTTGCGGTGCAAGACTCCTATGGTGGCCCCGAAGGTTTGAGGAAACTCGTGAATGCTTGCCACCAACAAGGGCTAGCGGTAGTTTTGGATGTGGTTTACAACCACTTTGGCCCGGAAGGGAACTATTCAAGCTGCTTTGGGCCTTACTTTACGGATACTTACCGGACTCCTTGGGGCAGTGCTATTAACTTTGATGACACCTACAGCCCAGGCGTGCGCAATTACTTCATCGAGAACACCCTGTATTGGCTGCGAGACTACCATATCGATGCCCTCCGCCTAGACGCGGTTCATGCCATCTATGATCATGGTGCCAAGCACTTCCTCCAAGAACTGCATGAGAATGTGGTCACTCTATCTGAGCAAGTAGGTCGCCAATTGTACCTAATTGCTGAAAGCGACCTCAATGATCCCCGCATGATTCGTCCGGTGGAGCAGGGAGGTTATGGCATGGATGCTCAATGGAGTGACGACTTTCACCATGCCCTCCATGCTTTAGTCAGCAGCGATCGCCAAGGCTACTACCAAGACTTCGGTGAGTGTGAACAACTCGCTAAAGCGTACAGCGACACCTTTGTCTACGATTGGAAGTATTCTCCTCATCGGCACCGCTTTCATGGCAATGTCGCTACCGATCGCCCCTGTTCTCAGTTCGTGATTTGCAGCCAAAACCACGACCAAATTGGTAATCGGATGTTGGGTGAGCGTCTCTCCCACATGATCCCCTACGAATCTGCCAAGCTGACGGCGGCGGCGGTGCTCCTCTCTCCCTACATTCCTCTGTTGTTTATGGGTGAAGAGTACGACGAACCCGCGCCTTTTGTTTACTTCGTTAGCCACTCCGATCCCGACCTGATTAAAGCGGTGCGAGAAGGCCGTAAACAGGAATTTGCCGCGTTTCACTGCGAAGGAGAACCTGACGATCCCGAAGGCGTAGAAACTTTCAACAAGTGCAAGCTGAATTGGGAAAAGCGCAACGAAGGCAAAAACAAAACCATGTTGGATTGGTACAAGCATTTAATCCAACTCCGGAAAACGATCCCTTCTCTGGCTCAACTCAGCCGCGATCGCCTCAGCGCTATCAACATCGACAACTTATTGGTACTTAGACGCTGGAGTGACACCGAGCAAATTGCCGTTTTAATGAACTTTAGCGATCAACCCACTACTCACCAACTCGAAATTCCTAAGGCTGATTGGCATAAAATCCTCGACTCCGCCGACCCAAAATGGCAAGGCTCAAATCCCTCAGCCTCTGATACCCTATCTGTTGATCAGCAGGTCACCCTCCAACCCTGGAATTGCATCGTCTACCAAGCGATCGCCTAA
- the treY gene encoding malto-oligosyltrehalose synthase, giving the protein MRIPNATYRIQFNSAFGFEDARKITAYLANLGISDLYASPIFKARAGSSHGYDVVDPSQLNPELGPTEAFETLVQELQQHNMGWLQDIVPNHMAYDSENHYLMDVLENGPTSEYVEYFDIAWNFPFDENKDRILTPLLGDFYGRCLEHGQIQLDYDETGLSVNYYSLKIPLKLESYAQFLTHNLGRLTRALGRQNPDFVKLLGILYLVKNVPLEATGKQRQDQIAFVKGLLWELYNSNEEVKAFIEQNIQDFNGEAGNPESFNLLDSLLSDQFFRLSFWKVGAEEINYRRFFTVNELISIRVEELKVFNNTHNLICKLVEEGKFTGLRIDHIDGLYNPLQYLERLREKTGDTYITVEKILESGEELPRDWPIEGTSGYDYLNYVSGIFCKAENESRFDDIYAKLTRFRSTYDDLVNENKRLILEKNLAGDIENLTQLLKNISGKYRYGNDFTINGLKRALAEILTIFPIYRTYVTQEGFSERDRPYITEVIDSAKERVPLLQNELNFIEKLLLLDYEDYLTQAEKDYWLYFVMRMQQYTGPLMAKGVEDTTLYVYNRLVSLNEVGGDPSHFGLSLEAFHEFNQKRQAKWPHAMSATATHDTKRGEDMRARLNVLSEIPDEWEQQVTHWSQMNRSQKVRRQREIMPDDNDEYFLYQTLVGAFPFQADEFEQFVGRVKDYVIKAVREAKVHTAWLRPDAEYENAFAQFVDSVLQPAEDNPFLKELRPFQQRVAYYGMFNSLSQTLLKLASPGIPDLYQGTEFWELSLVDPDNRRPVNFEQRQACLEDLKQRIATNVPELISELLDSKEDGRIKLFLTFQGLQARNQAVELFRDGDYLPLKVTGQWQNHVVAFARRYQDQMAIAIAPRFLTEMIQPGEYPLTQQVWQDTAIELPSGAPTRWRNALTAQSLEANSTLLVGEALQHFPVALLLS; this is encoded by the coding sequence ATGCGGATTCCTAACGCAACTTATCGCATTCAATTCAACTCCGCTTTTGGATTTGAAGATGCTAGAAAAATCACAGCTTATCTGGCTAACCTTGGTATCTCCGATCTCTATGCCTCACCTATCTTTAAGGCTAGAGCAGGCAGCTCTCACGGATATGATGTCGTTGATCCCAGCCAACTCAACCCAGAGTTAGGTCCAACTGAAGCTTTTGAAACGTTGGTACAAGAACTGCAACAGCACAACATGGGTTGGTTGCAGGATATTGTGCCCAACCACATGGCTTACGACAGCGAAAACCATTACCTCATGGATGTGCTGGAGAATGGTCCTACATCGGAGTATGTAGAGTATTTTGATATTGCCTGGAACTTTCCTTTTGATGAGAATAAAGACCGAATTTTAACGCCCTTGCTAGGGGATTTTTATGGGCGCTGTCTAGAGCATGGGCAAATTCAGCTTGATTATGATGAAACTGGATTAAGCGTTAATTATTACAGCTTAAAGATACCGCTCAAGCTAGAATCCTACGCCCAATTTCTCACCCACAATTTGGGACGACTCACTAGAGCCTTAGGTAGACAAAATCCCGATTTTGTGAAGCTGCTTGGCATTCTTTACCTGGTTAAAAACGTCCCCTTGGAAGCAACGGGTAAACAGCGGCAAGATCAAATTGCTTTTGTGAAAGGTTTGCTTTGGGAGCTTTACAACAGTAACGAAGAAGTAAAAGCATTTATTGAGCAAAACATCCAAGATTTCAATGGCGAAGCTGGCAATCCAGAAAGCTTTAATCTTTTAGACAGTTTGCTTTCTGATCAATTCTTTCGGCTTTCCTTCTGGAAAGTGGGAGCGGAAGAGATTAACTATCGCCGCTTTTTTACAGTCAATGAGTTGATTTCTATTCGAGTTGAAGAGTTAAAAGTATTTAATAATACTCATAATCTCATTTGCAAGCTAGTAGAAGAAGGCAAGTTTACTGGATTAAGAATTGATCACATCGATGGTCTGTATAATCCCCTCCAGTATTTAGAGCGACTCCGAGAAAAAACAGGTGATACCTATATCACTGTGGAAAAGATTTTAGAGTCAGGAGAAGAGTTGCCCCGTGATTGGCCGATTGAAGGGACATCAGGGTATGACTACCTAAATTATGTCAGCGGAATTTTCTGCAAGGCTGAAAACGAGTCAAGATTTGATGACATCTACGCGAAGCTGACTCGTTTTAGGTCTACCTATGATGATCTGGTCAATGAAAACAAGCGGCTGATTTTAGAGAAAAACTTAGCAGGAGACATTGAGAACTTAACGCAGCTCCTGAAAAATATTTCAGGCAAATACCGTTATGGCAACGATTTCACGATTAATGGTCTCAAGCGAGCGCTGGCAGAAATTTTAACCATCTTCCCTATTTACCGTACCTATGTGACTCAAGAGGGCTTTTCTGAGCGCGATCGCCCTTATATTACGGAAGTGATTGACAGCGCCAAGGAGCGGGTGCCACTCCTACAAAATGAGCTGAACTTCATTGAGAAACTGTTGCTCTTAGATTACGAAGACTACCTAACCCAAGCGGAGAAAGATTACTGGCTGTACTTTGTCATGCGGATGCAGCAGTACACAGGCCCCTTGATGGCGAAAGGAGTGGAAGACACGACTCTGTATGTCTATAACCGCCTCGTCTCCCTAAATGAAGTTGGTGGAGACCCCAGCCACTTTGGGTTATCTTTAGAGGCTTTCCACGAATTTAATCAAAAACGGCAAGCCAAATGGCCCCATGCCATGAGTGCCACGGCTACCCATGACACCAAGCGTGGAGAAGATATGCGGGCGCGGCTAAATGTCCTCTCAGAAATCCCGGACGAGTGGGAGCAGCAAGTAACTCATTGGAGCCAGATGAACCGCTCCCAAAAAGTGCGCCGTCAGCGTGAGATCATGCCCGATGACAATGACGAGTACTTCTTGTACCAAACTCTGGTGGGAGCCTTCCCCTTTCAAGCAGATGAGTTTGAGCAGTTTGTGGGGCGGGTCAAAGACTATGTGATCAAAGCGGTACGGGAAGCCAAAGTTCATACCGCTTGGCTGCGCCCAGATGCCGAATACGAAAATGCCTTTGCTCAGTTTGTAGACTCGGTTTTGCAACCTGCGGAGGACAATCCTTTTCTTAAAGAATTGCGTCCTTTCCAGCAGCGAGTGGCTTACTATGGCATGTTCAATTCATTATCCCAAACCTTGCTCAAGCTGGCTTCTCCTGGTATCCCTGACTTGTACCAAGGCACGGAGTTTTGGGAGTTGAGTTTGGTGGACCCAGATAACCGCCGTCCGGTAAATTTTGAGCAGCGCCAAGCTTGTTTGGAAGATCTTAAGCAGAGAATTGCCACTAATGTTCCGGAGCTAATTTCCGAGTTATTAGACTCTAAAGAAGATGGCCGTATCAAGCTGTTTCTGACTTTTCAAGGGCTACAGGCTAGAAATCAAGCGGTTGAGCTGTTCCGCGATGGAGATTATCTACCGCTGAAGGTGACGGGGCAGTGGCAAAATCATGTAGTGGCGTTTGCTCGTCGTTATCAAGACCAAATGGCGATCGCGATCGCGCCTCGGTTCTTGACGGAGATGATTCAACCGGGTGAATACCCGCTGACGCAACAGGTCTGGCAAGATACAGCGATCGAGTTGCCGTCTGGTGCACCGACTAGATGGCGAAACGCCCTAACGGCTCAATCTCTAGAGGCGAATAGCACGCTACTGGTTGGGGAGGCGCTGCAACATTTCCCTGTGGCATTACTGCTGAGCTAG